The proteins below come from a single Oerskovia jenensis genomic window:
- a CDS encoding ThuA domain-containing protein has translation MSAFVALTLAAPTLALTATPAAAHDEFSVLVFSKTAGFRHDAIPAGIATIKQLGEDNHFAVTATEDAGAFTEENLAGYDAVVWLSTTGDVLNADQQAAFEAYIADGGGYAGVHAASDTEYDWPWYGDLVGAYFSAHPQNQTATVVVADKDHPSTAHLPSSWERYDEWYNFRENPRGDVHVLATLDESTYSPGGGAMGADHPTAWCQDVAGGRSWYTGGGHTQESYADPAFVQHLLGGIQTAAGAVDAECGATVESSYEQITLAKGAEKTGEPIALAVLPGGDVLHTSRDGRVWYTTADASTSLAGTIPVYSHDEDGLQGVAIDPNFAENRWVYLYYAPRLSTPAGDAPENGTGPESFAAFDGHNQLSRFTLTDQNTIDLASEKKILEVEASRGTCCHAGGEIDFDAEGNLYLSTGDDTNPFASDGYTPIDERATRNPAYDAQRSSGNTNDLRGKLLRITLKDDGTYTVPDGNLFAPGTDKTRPEIYAMGFRNPFRFSVDKATGYVHLGDYGPDAGAANPNRGPGGSVEFNVITEPGNYGWPYCVGDNVPYVDHDFATGTSGAAFDCAAPKNTSPNNTGLVDLPPAIAAWQPYDGGNVPAFGSGGESPMGAVVYDYDPELASETKFPEYYDGKPLLYEWERRWIKEAVLDEDGSPAGFAPALTGLDIRRPMNLEFGPDGSLYVLDYGSGYFGGAADSAVYRIDYVKGSRSPVAEIEASVTNGGVPLEVVLDGSGSKHPENLPLTYAWDVDSDGTVDSTEPVVTHTYTAKGQYTARLTVTAPDGKTGVSTTTVTVGNTAPVVTLELPQDGQFFDFGDQVPFKVTVTDAEDGTQVNCDSVVVEYILGHDNHGHPLSSATGCEGVLTTVKDEGHGLDANIFGVVNATYTDGGAEGVPSLTGDDEAVLHTRTKQAEYFTAQQGVQVVDKAAAEGAKQLGYIAPGDWFAFDRMNLKDITGISARYTSGNAGGLIDVRVGASDGPLLGTITMGSTGSWETHASSDVVPITDPGGTSTLFFVARSASGGTGDMFDVDSLHFAGKGAANNVAPRITSVTGTPTTGDAPLDVTFTAAATDADGDALTYAWDFGDGGTGTGAQVAHTYTTGGAFTATVTVTDLAGASASGTVKVTTFGALECTEPDPQRGPEDEFLGASIDACRWDVHSYRPDLAEVRDGKWVVTTTDDDFYGTANSPVPNIVTTDQPGDTWTVETSFTAPLARSAQQGGLIVYLDEKNYVKLDVVGNDDGSVRAELRSEVGDVTQNPQPGIDNLAKPVYGEYQLRLSRAGDTFTGQVSVDNGQTWAALPGGVTNPAAKDAGVGVFALGKLAGAAQIDVAFDYVRLVDGTTPPTCEGTTASDTFEGTELDACRWYVVNPDASRLAVSDGALRLTTTDDDVFGATNSTVPNILRNKIVTGDRWTVETTVTSDLTQNYHQGGLMVFKDQANYVKVGVIHNGAAAGTVGFEARSEKGDVVQDPQPGVSDLPREADKNYHVRLARDGNTFTGSWSLDGVTWTDLAPVTNDTLAGIAPGPFALGKNQTAPTTVAFGDVTFVEDEPEVCEPATPAEGYRMLFDGTAESLAGWKMAGPGGFELQEDCSMRSTGGMGLLWYPEELEAYSLTLDWKMAGDDNSGVFVGFPDPGNDPWVAVNQGYEIQIDATDADDRTTGAIYTFQSADLAARDAVLKAPGEWNAYEIRVEGQRIRVFLNGTLINDFTSTEPSRDLSSGFIGLQNHGNGDDVSFRDVQVKDLTVEPEPEVEVTSTVKSQCVGRTANVSVRVVNDEDVPADIVVTTPFGTKTFLGVLPGKSAHQSFSARAGALEAGVAQVTATAGGRTTTFDVAYGATSCG, from the coding sequence ACGTGCACGTGCTCGCGACGCTCGACGAGTCGACGTACTCGCCGGGCGGAGGCGCCATGGGTGCCGACCACCCGACCGCCTGGTGCCAGGACGTGGCCGGGGGCCGCTCCTGGTACACCGGTGGTGGCCACACGCAGGAGTCGTACGCCGACCCGGCGTTCGTCCAGCACCTGCTGGGCGGCATCCAGACCGCCGCGGGAGCGGTCGACGCGGAGTGCGGCGCGACGGTCGAGAGCTCGTACGAGCAGATCACGCTCGCGAAGGGCGCCGAGAAGACCGGTGAACCGATCGCGCTCGCGGTCCTGCCGGGTGGCGACGTCCTGCACACCTCGCGCGACGGACGGGTCTGGTACACGACCGCAGACGCGTCGACGTCCCTCGCGGGCACCATCCCGGTGTACTCGCACGACGAGGACGGCCTCCAGGGAGTCGCGATCGACCCGAACTTCGCCGAGAACCGCTGGGTCTACCTCTACTACGCGCCGCGGCTGAGCACTCCCGCGGGCGACGCCCCGGAGAACGGGACGGGCCCCGAGTCGTTCGCGGCCTTCGACGGCCACAACCAGCTCTCGCGCTTCACGCTCACGGACCAGAACACGATCGACCTGGCGAGCGAGAAGAAGATCCTCGAGGTCGAGGCCTCGCGCGGCACGTGCTGCCACGCGGGTGGCGAGATCGACTTCGACGCCGAGGGCAACCTCTACCTGTCGACGGGTGACGACACGAACCCGTTCGCCTCGGACGGCTACACGCCGATCGACGAGCGGGCGACGCGCAACCCGGCCTACGACGCCCAGCGTTCCTCGGGCAACACCAACGACCTGCGCGGCAAGCTCCTGCGCATCACCCTGAAGGACGACGGGACGTACACGGTCCCGGATGGCAACCTCTTCGCTCCCGGGACGGACAAGACCCGTCCCGAGATCTACGCGATGGGCTTCCGCAACCCCTTCCGGTTCTCGGTCGACAAGGCCACGGGGTACGTGCACCTCGGTGACTACGGGCCCGACGCGGGCGCGGCGAACCCGAACCGCGGCCCCGGTGGCTCGGTCGAGTTCAACGTCATCACCGAGCCCGGCAACTACGGCTGGCCGTACTGCGTGGGGGACAACGTCCCCTACGTCGACCACGACTTCGCGACGGGCACCTCGGGCGCGGCGTTCGACTGCGCCGCCCCCAAGAACACGAGCCCGAACAACACGGGGCTCGTGGACCTGCCTCCGGCCATCGCTGCCTGGCAGCCCTACGACGGCGGCAACGTCCCGGCCTTCGGCTCGGGCGGCGAGTCGCCCATGGGTGCGGTCGTCTACGACTACGACCCCGAGCTCGCCTCGGAGACCAAGTTCCCCGAGTACTACGACGGCAAGCCCCTGCTGTACGAGTGGGAGCGGCGCTGGATCAAGGAGGCCGTGCTCGACGAGGACGGCAGCCCGGCGGGCTTCGCCCCGGCGCTGACGGGGCTGGACATCCGTCGTCCCATGAACCTGGAGTTCGGTCCGGACGGCTCGCTGTACGTGCTCGACTACGGCAGCGGCTACTTCGGCGGCGCCGCGGACTCCGCGGTCTACCGCATCGACTACGTCAAGGGCTCGCGGTCCCCGGTCGCGGAGATCGAGGCGTCGGTGACCAACGGCGGTGTGCCGCTCGAGGTCGTCCTCGACGGCTCGGGGTCCAAGCATCCCGAGAACCTGCCGCTCACGTACGCGTGGGACGTGGACTCGGACGGCACGGTCGACTCGACCGAGCCCGTCGTGACCCACACCTACACGGCCAAGGGCCAGTACACGGCCCGCCTGACGGTCACGGCCCCCGACGGCAAGACGGGGGTGTCCACCACGACCGTCACGGTCGGCAACACCGCTCCCGTGGTCACGCTCGAGCTGCCGCAGGACGGGCAGTTCTTCGACTTCGGCGACCAGGTGCCCTTCAAGGTCACGGTCACGGACGCCGAGGACGGGACGCAGGTCAACTGTGACTCCGTCGTCGTCGAGTACATCCTCGGCCACGACAACCACGGGCACCCGCTCTCGAGCGCGACCGGTTGCGAGGGCGTCCTCACGACGGTCAAGGACGAGGGCCACGGTCTCGACGCCAACATCTTCGGCGTGGTCAACGCGACCTACACCGACGGCGGGGCCGAGGGAGTGCCCTCGCTGACCGGCGACGACGAGGCAGTGCTGCACACGCGCACCAAGCAGGCCGAGTACTTCACGGCCCAGCAGGGCGTGCAGGTCGTCGACAAGGCCGCGGCCGAGGGCGCCAAGCAGCTCGGCTACATCGCCCCGGGCGACTGGTTCGCGTTCGACCGGATGAACCTCAAGGACATCACGGGCATCTCGGCGCGCTACACGTCGGGCAACGCGGGCGGCCTGATCGACGTCCGCGTCGGAGCGTCGGACGGACCGCTCCTCGGGACCATCACGATGGGCTCGACGGGCAGCTGGGAGACGCACGCGTCGTCCGACGTCGTGCCGATCACCGACCCGGGCGGCACCAGCACGCTGTTCTTCGTGGCGCGCTCGGCGTCGGGGGGCACGGGCGACATGTTCGACGTCGACTCGCTCCACTTCGCGGGCAAGGGTGCGGCGAACAACGTGGCACCGAGGATCACGTCGGTCACGGGCACGCCCACCACGGGCGACGCCCCGCTCGACGTGACGTTCACGGCCGCGGCGACCGACGCCGACGGCGACGCCCTCACGTACGCGTGGGACTTCGGCGACGGCGGCACCGGTACCGGGGCGCAGGTCGCGCACACCTACACGACGGGCGGCGCGTTCACGGCCACGGTGACCGTGACCGACCTGGCTGGCGCCTCGGCGTCGGGCACCGTGAAGGTGACGACGTTCGGTGCGCTCGAGTGCACCGAGCCGGACCCGCAGCGCGGGCCCGAGGACGAGTTCCTCGGTGCGTCGATCGACGCGTGCCGTTGGGACGTCCACAGCTACCGCCCGGACCTCGCCGAGGTGCGCGACGGCAAGTGGGTCGTCACCACGACCGACGACGACTTCTACGGCACGGCGAACTCGCCCGTGCCGAACATCGTCACGACCGACCAGCCGGGCGACACCTGGACCGTGGAGACGTCGTTCACGGCGCCCCTCGCCCGGTCCGCGCAGCAGGGCGGACTCATCGTCTACCTCGACGAGAAGAACTACGTGAAGCTCGACGTGGTCGGCAACGACGACGGCTCGGTGCGCGCGGAGCTGCGCAGCGAGGTCGGGGACGTCACGCAGAACCCGCAGCCGGGGATCGACAACCTCGCCAAGCCGGTCTACGGCGAGTACCAGCTGCGGCTGTCCCGTGCCGGTGACACGTTCACGGGCCAGGTCTCGGTCGACAACGGCCAGACCTGGGCAGCGCTGCCGGGCGGCGTGACGAACCCGGCGGCGAAGGACGCCGGGGTCGGTGTCTTCGCGCTCGGCAAGCTCGCGGGCGCGGCGCAGATCGACGTCGCGTTCGACTACGTGCGTCTCGTGGACGGCACCACGCCGCCCACGTGCGAGGGCACGACGGCGAGCGACACGTTCGAGGGCACCGAGCTCGACGCGTGCCGCTGGTACGTCGTCAACCCCGACGCGTCCAGGCTCGCGGTGAGCGACGGCGCGCTGCGCCTGACCACCACGGACGACGACGTGTTCGGCGCGACCAACTCGACCGTGCCGAACATCCTGCGCAACAAGATCGTCACGGGTGACCGGTGGACGGTGGAGACGACCGTCACGTCCGACCTCACGCAGAACTACCACCAGGGCGGCCTCATGGTCTTCAAGGACCAGGCCAACTACGTCAAGGTGGGCGTGATCCACAACGGGGCGGCTGCCGGGACCGTGGGCTTCGAGGCACGCAGCGAGAAGGGCGACGTGGTCCAGGACCCGCAGCCCGGCGTGTCCGACCTGCCGCGCGAGGCCGACAAGAACTATCACGTGCGCCTCGCGCGGGACGGGAACACCTTCACGGGCTCCTGGTCGCTCGACGGCGTCACCTGGACGGACCTCGCACCGGTCACGAACGACACGCTCGCGGGCATCGCGCCGGGGCCGTTCGCGCTCGGCAAGAACCAGACGGCTCCCACGACGGTCGCGTTCGGCGACGTCACGTTCGTCGAGGACGAGCCCGAGGTCTGCGAGCCGGCCACGCCCGCGGAGGGCTACCGCATGCTCTTCGACGGCACGGCCGAGTCGCTCGCCGGCTGGAAGATGGCCGGCCCGGGCGGGTTCGAGCTCCAGGAGGACTGCTCGATGCGGTCCACCGGGGGCATGGGCCTGCTCTGGTACCCCGAGGAGCTCGAGGCGTACAGCCTCACGCTCGACTGGAAGATGGCCGGGGACGACAACTCGGGCGTCTTCGTCGGGTTCCCGGACCCGGGGAACGACCCGTGGGTCGCGGTCAACCAGGGGTACGAGATCCAGATCGACGCGACGGACGCCGACGACCGCACCACCGGTGCGATCTACACGTTCCAGAGCGCCGACCTCGCCGCCCGCGACGCCGTCCTCAAGGCGCCGGGGGAGTGGAACGCGTACGAGATCAGGGTCGAGGGTCAGCGGATCCGGGTGTTCCTCAACGGGACGCTGATCAACGACTTTACCTCGACCGAGCCGTCCCGCGACCTGTCGTCCGGCTTCATCGGGCTGCAGAACCACGGCAACGGTGACGACGTCTCGTTCCGGGACGTGCAGGTCAAGGACCTGACCGTCGAGCCGGAGCCCGAGGTCGAGGTCACCTCGACCGTGAAGTCCCAGTGCGTGGGGCGCACGGCCAACGTCTCGGTGCGAGTGGTCAACGACGAGGACGTCCCCGCGGACATCGTCGTGACCACGCCGTTCGGCACCAAGACCTTCCTCGGCGTCCTGCCGGGGAAGTCCGCGCACCAGTCCTTCAGCGCGCGTGCCGGCGCGCTGGAGGCAGGGGTCGCTCAGGTCACGGCGACGGCCGGGGGTCGGACCACGACCTTCGACGTCGCCTACGGGGCCACGAGCTGCGGGTGA
- a CDS encoding GNAT family N-acetyltransferase: MTTSLRTATPADADRLAALAAITFPLACPPGSDPAAVAEHIRTQLSPEKFVAWTASADHALLLAESPGSPAGAEGADEPGGAGDLVGYALLVRGVPDDADIVGVVGDEPTVELSKIYVHPASQGTGVASDLLRAALDAAPALVPDKAVWLGTNGENARAQAFYRKHGFAFAGTRTYVVGGEAHDDVVMVRPLD; the protein is encoded by the coding sequence GTGACGACCTCCCTGCGCACCGCGACCCCTGCCGACGCCGACCGCCTCGCGGCCCTGGCCGCGATCACGTTCCCGCTCGCGTGCCCGCCGGGTTCCGACCCCGCGGCCGTCGCCGAGCACATCCGCACGCAGCTCTCCCCGGAGAAGTTCGTCGCGTGGACCGCGAGCGCCGACCACGCGTTGCTCTTGGCCGAGTCGCCCGGGTCGCCCGCCGGGGCCGAAGGTGCCGACGAGCCCGGCGGCGCCGGCGACCTGGTCGGCTACGCGCTGCTCGTGCGCGGCGTGCCCGACGACGCGGACATCGTGGGCGTCGTGGGCGACGAGCCGACCGTCGAGCTGTCGAAGATCTACGTGCACCCCGCGTCCCAGGGCACGGGGGTCGCGAGCGACCTCCTGCGGGCCGCGCTCGACGCGGCACCGGCCCTCGTCCCGGACAAGGCCGTGTGGCTCGGCACCAACGGGGAGAACGCGCGGGCCCAGGCGTTCTACCGCAAGCACGGGTTCGCGTTCGCGGGCACGCGCACCTACGTGGTGGGCGGCGAGGCGCACGACGACGTCGTGATGGTGCGCCCGCTCGACTGA
- a CDS encoding DUF1059 domain-containing protein, translating into MRKMVDCRTTPSVINCTLTIAGEEEEVLDAAYDHMVSKHGHEPTPQLREDIRADLVDAEPSMA; encoded by the coding sequence ATGAGGAAGATGGTCGACTGCCGGACCACGCCCAGCGTCATCAACTGCACGCTGACGATCGCCGGCGAGGAGGAGGAAGTCCTCGACGCCGCGTACGACCACATGGTCAGCAAGCACGGTCACGAACCCACACCCCAGCTGCGGGAGGACATCCGTGCCGACCTGGTCGACGCCGAGCCGTCGATGGCCTGA
- a CDS encoding LamB/YcsF family protein codes for MAHHPAPGARRIDLNADLGEGFGPWALADDDALLDLVTSANVACGFHAGDPTIMRATTRAAVERGVSIGAHVAYRDLAGFGRRFLAVPPAELTADVVYQLGALDAFARLAGDRVRYVKPHGALYNAIVRHEEQARAVVEAVVGYDPTLPVVGMSGSAVLRLAAEAGLPVVHEVFADRGYAPDGSLVPRGTPGAVLHDPAEVADRALRLVTEGVVVASDGSEVTVLADSVCVHSDTPGAVALLTAVRRTLEASGVVVRAIGR; via the coding sequence ATGGCACACCACCCGGCGCCCGGCGCGCGCCGCATCGACCTCAACGCGGACCTGGGCGAGGGGTTCGGGCCGTGGGCGCTCGCGGACGACGACGCCCTGCTCGACCTCGTGACCAGCGCGAACGTCGCGTGCGGCTTCCACGCGGGGGACCCGACGATCATGCGCGCGACCACGCGCGCGGCGGTCGAGCGCGGGGTGAGCATCGGCGCGCACGTCGCGTACCGCGACCTCGCGGGCTTCGGGCGACGTTTCCTCGCGGTGCCGCCCGCCGAGCTGACCGCGGACGTCGTCTACCAGCTCGGTGCCCTCGACGCGTTCGCGCGCCTCGCGGGGGACCGGGTCCGGTACGTCAAGCCGCACGGCGCGCTCTACAACGCGATCGTCCGGCACGAGGAGCAAGCGCGCGCCGTCGTGGAAGCGGTCGTGGGGTACGACCCGACGCTCCCCGTCGTCGGGATGTCCGGGTCGGCCGTGCTGCGGCTCGCCGCGGAAGCGGGGCTGCCCGTGGTGCACGAGGTCTTCGCGGACCGCGGCTACGCGCCCGACGGTTCCCTCGTACCCCGCGGGACGCCGGGTGCGGTCCTGCACGACCCGGCCGAGGTCGCCGACCGCGCGCTGCGCCTGGTGACCGAGGGCGTCGTGGTCGCGTCCGACGGCAGCGAGGTCACGGTCCTGGCCGACTCGGTCTGCGTCCACTCCGACACCCCCGGCGCGGTCGCGCTCCTGACCGCGGTACGCCGGACGCTCGAGGCGAGCGGCGTCGTCGTGCGCGCGATCGGGCGGTGA
- the pxpB gene encoding 5-oxoprolinase subunit PxpB translates to MTVPPGERQPATGEPAGAPDEPRVQAYGDHALLVDVASLDDVHALAAALRLADVPGVVDVVPAARTVLVVLDDSATSADLTRVEDAVRGAWASRTVDAVRGAGNLVEIPVVYDGEDLPDVAAWAGLSVAQVVARHSGREYVVGFGGFMPGFGYLTEVDPTIAAPRLATPRTRVPAGSVALAGDLTAVYPRATPGGWRLLGRTDALLFDVDRDPPALLTAGTRVRFRAVDRTSAAADGQVAEGDGTSAGGDVLLPGGAEVLATGPLALVEDGGRPGWAASGVGRSGAADQGAFRLLNRLLANEDGAAALEITLGGSALRFHERATIALAGAATSATLDGTPVGMQALLEVRPGAELRLGFAPRGTRTYVGVRGGFAVAPVLGSRSFDVLAGLGPAPLRAGDRLAIGPRPARLPVVDLVPPRAATTEVVELATRRGVRGEWFDDAAWRDLVDTTFEVSDASNRVGLRLSGGRVARRSGELPSEGLVPGAVQVPPDGHPVLFLRDHPVTGGYPVIGVVASAALDLAAQLRPGDRLRFRETIGRDRS, encoded by the coding sequence GTGACCGTGCCGCCGGGGGAGAGGCAGCCGGCCACGGGAGAGCCCGCCGGCGCGCCCGACGAGCCCCGCGTCCAGGCGTACGGCGACCACGCGCTCCTGGTCGACGTCGCGTCCCTCGACGACGTGCACGCGCTCGCCGCCGCGTTGCGCCTCGCGGACGTGCCGGGCGTCGTCGACGTCGTGCCCGCGGCCCGCACGGTGCTCGTGGTCCTCGACGACTCGGCGACGTCGGCCGACCTGACCCGGGTCGAGGACGCGGTCCGGGGCGCGTGGGCGTCGCGGACCGTGGACGCGGTGCGAGGGGCGGGGAACCTCGTCGAGATCCCGGTCGTCTACGACGGCGAGGACCTGCCCGACGTCGCCGCGTGGGCCGGCCTGTCCGTCGCCCAGGTCGTGGCACGCCACAGCGGGCGGGAGTACGTGGTCGGGTTCGGGGGCTTCATGCCGGGCTTCGGCTACCTGACCGAGGTGGACCCGACGATCGCCGCGCCGCGCCTCGCGACCCCGCGGACCCGCGTGCCGGCGGGTTCGGTCGCGCTCGCGGGCGACCTCACGGCGGTCTACCCCCGGGCCACGCCGGGCGGGTGGCGCTTGCTGGGACGGACCGACGCCCTGCTGTTCGACGTCGACCGGGACCCGCCCGCACTGCTGACCGCGGGGACGAGGGTGCGCTTTCGTGCGGTCGACCGGACGTCCGCAGCAGCGGACGGGCAGGTTGCCGAGGGCGACGGTACGTCCGCCGGGGGAGACGTGCTGCTCCCCGGGGGCGCCGAGGTCCTCGCCACAGGACCGCTGGCGCTCGTCGAGGACGGGGGGCGTCCTGGCTGGGCCGCGTCGGGGGTCGGGAGGTCGGGGGCCGCCGACCAGGGAGCGTTCCGCCTGCTGAACCGCCTGCTCGCCAACGAGGACGGCGCCGCAGCGCTCGAGATCACGCTCGGCGGGTCGGCGCTGAGGTTCCACGAGAGGGCGACGATCGCGCTCGCGGGCGCGGCGACGTCGGCGACGCTCGACGGGACGCCCGTCGGCATGCAGGCGCTGCTCGAGGTCCGACCCGGGGCCGAGCTGCGCCTCGGGTTCGCCCCGCGCGGGACGCGGACCTATGTGGGGGTGCGCGGGGGCTTCGCCGTGGCGCCCGTGCTGGGCTCGCGATCGTTCGACGTCCTCGCCGGTCTGGGGCCCGCTCCGTTGCGCGCGGGGGATCGGTTGGCGATCGGTCCGCGTCCTGCGCGACTGCCCGTGGTCGACCTCGTGCCGCCCCGCGCCGCGACGACGGAGGTCGTCGAGCTCGCGACCCGCCGCGGCGTGCGGGGTGAGTGGTTCGACGACGCTGCGTGGCGCGACCTCGTGGACACCACGTTCGAGGTGTCGGACGCGAGCAACAGGGTCGGGCTCAGGCTGTCGGGTGGGAGGGTCGCACGACGCAGCGGTGAGCTGCCGAGCGAGGGGCTCGTGCCTGGGGCTGTCCAGGTGCCGCCCGACGGACACCCCGTCCTGTTCCTGCGCGACCATCCGGTCACGGGCGGGTATCCCGTGATCGGAGTCGTCGCGTCGGCGGCGCTCGACCTCGCGGCGCAGCTCAGGCCGGGGGACCGGCTGCGATTCCGGGAGACGATCGGCCGGGACCGTTCCTGA
- a CDS encoding copper resistance CopC/CopD family protein, with translation MLLVLLAGLGTGALAGAAPVAAHAILVDTSPRQGATSDTSPERVVLRFDEPVTVLDGSLVVSDLRGERWDLEQVTTTDGGHTVSVALPPDLPDGQYLASWRLLSLDTHVTGGSIDFTVGTRHGAPGTHPTGPEAPGTSPLGASARGIVAVGTSLLAGVALSVLAIGRGRASGLAASPRIRRLEVAGLGLLVLGTGLGLATQVADLSDRRPVDLLDTEAWAGVLASSGPWLLARSAALLGWVGLWIWQSRSGRGPRDGRDATGSPARLATVALAVTLAASIAAGGHAGAEPDPWLTLTVTTAHVLAAGIWVGGLALLATHLRGPWRTALVTALPAWSTLALITVVVLVATGTLQAARALGPVAALWSTGYGRLLLAKVLVVIGLLLVANVARRAVPAARRSAGPVVRVHRTVLVEMLLVVLVLALSAALAATAPGRATYSPPWAGTVQLGPVTAALSIEETRSGPQVIRIDLSSADGTEVLPDSLDLTVTQSERGIGPLPVVLRRDYARAPATVDTADDVPATVYVSEPTVVPAPGTWEIDVLVTLDEVTAYSARVTYVAW, from the coding sequence ATGCTGCTCGTGCTCCTGGCAGGGCTCGGGACGGGCGCGCTCGCCGGCGCCGCCCCGGTCGCTGCGCACGCGATCCTCGTCGACACCTCGCCACGCCAAGGGGCGACCTCGGACACCTCCCCCGAGCGCGTCGTCCTCCGCTTCGACGAGCCCGTGACCGTGCTGGACGGCTCGCTCGTGGTCTCGGACCTCCGGGGCGAACGGTGGGACCTCGAGCAGGTCACCACGACCGACGGCGGGCACACCGTGAGCGTCGCCCTCCCGCCCGATCTCCCGGACGGGCAGTACCTGGCCTCGTGGCGGCTGCTCTCCCTCGACACGCACGTGACGGGTGGCTCGATCGACTTCACGGTGGGAACGAGGCACGGCGCACCAGGGACGCACCCGACGGGCCCCGAAGCCCCCGGGACCTCGCCCCTCGGTGCCTCGGCCCGTGGGATCGTCGCCGTGGGAACGAGCCTGCTCGCCGGGGTCGCCCTGAGCGTGCTGGCCATCGGCCGGGGGCGTGCCTCAGGGCTGGCGGCGAGTCCGAGGATCCGGCGGCTCGAGGTGGCCGGCCTCGGTCTGCTCGTCCTCGGGACGGGGCTGGGTCTCGCGACACAGGTCGCCGACCTCTCGGACCGGCGACCCGTCGACCTCCTGGACACCGAGGCGTGGGCGGGCGTGCTCGCCTCGAGCGGACCCTGGCTCCTCGCCAGGTCGGCAGCTCTGCTGGGTTGGGTCGGGCTGTGGATCTGGCAGTCCCGATCAGGTCGCGGCCCCCGCGACGGTCGCGACGCGACGGGGTCGCCCGCGCGACTCGCGACCGTCGCCCTCGCCGTCACGCTCGCCGCGAGCATCGCGGCAGGCGGCCACGCAGGGGCCGAGCCGGACCCCTGGCTGACCCTCACCGTGACGACAGCCCATGTCCTCGCGGCCGGGATCTGGGTCGGGGGGCTCGCGCTGCTCGCGACCCACCTTCGCGGCCCGTGGCGCACAGCGCTGGTCACGGCACTGCCTGCCTGGTCGACGCTCGCCCTGATCACCGTCGTCGTCCTCGTCGCCACGGGAACGCTGCAGGCCGCCCGGGCCCTGGGCCCTGTCGCGGCCCTCTGGTCCACCGGCTACGGCCGGCTCCTCCTGGCCAAGGTCCTGGTCGTGATCGGGCTGCTCCTCGTGGCGAACGTGGCGCGCCGAGCGGTGCCCGCGGCACGGCGGTCCGCAGGGCCCGTCGTGCGGGTGCACCGGACGGTGCTCGTCGAGATGCTGCTCGTCGTGCTCGTCTTGGCGCTCAGCGCCGCTCTGGCCGCGACCGCGCCGGGGCGCGCGACCTACTCGCCGCCCTGGGCCGGGACCGTGCAGCTCGGGCCCGTGACCGCGGCACTCTCGATCGAGGAGACGCGCAGCGGACCCCAGGTGATCAGGATCGACCTCAGCAGCGCGGACGGCACCGAGGTGCTGCCGGACTCGCTCGACCTCACCGTCACGCAGAGCGAACGGGGGATCGGGCCGCTCCCGGTCGTCCTGCGTCGCGACTATGCCCGCGCCCCAGCGACAGTGGACACCGCTGACGACGTGCCCGCCACCGTGTACGTCTCCGAGCCGACCGTCGTCCCCGCACCGGGAACCTGGGAGATCGACGTCCTGGTCACGCTCGACGAGGTGACGGCGTACTCCGCGAGGGTCACGTACGTGGCCTGGTGA
- a CDS encoding YcnI family copper-binding membrane protein, with amino-acid sequence MRIGVVGLLATASSLVATPAGAHATAVAETPVQGGWSIVSVRVPTESETASTVRIEVAFPLDTPVPAVRTSPLPGWTATVRLEDLPEPVTNPHGGQYTQAVSRVVWEATDPAAAIGPGEYGEFTVQAGPLPAVGELVLPTIQTYDDGTESRWIDRSTDGTEAEHPAPSIALAAEVGPPGTNGAAGAAGAAGAAHHVSTGPDGLAGDEVASVAGIAVVALVALAGALVALVAVALVWRRSEAGTTPSGGRPVGPDPGAAPDHDGLGEDPASRPPSPRTAHSPIGLPPL; translated from the coding sequence GTGCGCATCGGTGTGGTCGGCCTCCTCGCCACGGCGTCCTCGCTCGTCGCGACGCCTGCCGGAGCGCACGCGACCGCTGTCGCGGAGACCCCCGTGCAGGGAGGGTGGAGCATCGTCTCGGTACGCGTCCCGACCGAGTCCGAGACCGCCTCGACCGTCCGGATCGAGGTCGCGTTCCCGCTCGACACCCCGGTACCGGCCGTGCGGACCTCGCCGCTCCCCGGCTGGACGGCCACCGTGAGGCTCGAAGACCTCCCCGAACCCGTCACGAACCCGCACGGCGGGCAGTACACGCAGGCCGTGAGCCGGGTCGTGTGGGAGGCGACCGACCCGGCCGCCGCGATCGGCCCCGGCGAGTACGGGGAGTTCACGGTGCAGGCCGGTCCGCTCCCCGCGGTGGGAGAGCTCGTGCTGCCCACGATCCAGACGTACGACGACGGGACCGAGTCCCGGTGGATCGACCGGTCGACCGACGGCACCGAGGCCGAGCACCCGGCGCCGAGCATCGCGCTCGCCGCCGAGGTCGGCCCGCCGGGCACGAACGGTGCGGCAGGTGCGGCTGGGGCGGCTGGGGCGGCGCACCACGTGAGCACAGGACCCGACGGACTCGCCGGCGACGAGGTGGCCTCCGTGGCCGGGATCGCGGTCGTCGCTCTCGTCGCCCTCGCAGGAGCCCTGGTCGCCCTGGTGGCCGTGGCCCTGGTGTGGCGCAGGTCCGAGGCGGGGACGACGCCGTCGGGCGGGAGGCCTGTGGGTCCCGACCCCGGCGCCGCGCCCGACCACGACGGGCTCGGCGAGGACCCCGCGAGCCGACCGCCGAGCCCCCGCACCGCGCACAGCCCGATCGGGCTGCCCCCGCTGTGA